CGCCTCCCCGTAATCACAAAGACCACATCGAATAAGTACATCAGCATATTCCTGATCTCAGTAAGTCAGCCACATAGTCACGATCCTCGGCATCTCCTggtccaagatcaagatcacATCCATGGAAGCCGTTCGAAGAATACTTTCAACAACGCGATAAGCGCCTGCGCAAACATGTAGTCATCCATGATGTTGGTTAGGTGCGTGAGCTCAGTGATGATCGCAAGGATGAATGTGAACAAAAAAAGAACATTTGCCCAATCCCAGACACAGCGTCGACCGTGGAGATGTCTCTGGACTCGTTAGTGAGCAGTGCCGAGTTTATAAGCCCCGTCGTGATGTTCACCTGGAACAAGTACCCAGACACGGTCATGCTGAAGTACATCGGCGAGGAGGCGGTTAGATCATCAGTCGAAAAACCAGTGAATCATGCAGTTGACAAACTGCTCAACAAGTACTACAACTCAGTCACCAATGCGCACAAGATCATATCCGAAATCGACCTCGAGTCCATGATGGGggccatggccatcagcGCGACCAGGGACGGGATCGGATGGACGAGGCCGCAAGGTtcgacggccttgtcggGGCCCCAAAGAGGAGCCTGGTCGGGCAGTTGCTGGACCCCATGGACAAGGGCGTGTCCCAGCAGATAGTCGtgatcaacaccatcaactaGAAGGCGAACAAGACCCTGCTTGCGTATAGGAGCATGGCCAACGACATTATCGAGAAGACTTAAGACCTTCAATTGGCAGTAGCCTTGCGCTCAAAAGATACAACAACTGAGATCGGCTCCCCTCAGCTGTTCATCTGCTGAGCCCGTAGGCTCAGCAACTGTTGCCTCCCATAACGCCGGATTTGTCCTCCTCGAAGCCGTTTTGGCCCAAGCCCGGCGGAATACCATTCAGGGCACACCAACTCAGAAACCGTCGGCCGAGCTTGATCTCGATGCGTTTTAGGCATGGGGGATACGGACATATTCCGGAATTGTTATTTGGCTTTATCCCTGAGTGATATCGTGGAGAATTCTTTATCTGAAGGTATCCGTCACTAAGAATGCCTACAACTGAGAAGCGATAGCATATGAACACAGTTGCGTGACCTTGACCACACCATAAAATGAAGCACCGCGATGTTAAGACATATGTGCTCTTGGCTGGGTGTGACAAGTGCTTGGGCTATTTGCACTTTTGACCGTACTGGGCGGCATGCCTCAGTCACAGCCGCTAGAGCAGTCAATCTCCATTACCGTCATGAAACATTTAAGAGGTGGCGTATGATTTCTGCCTAGGTTTAAACTTAACATTGTTGCAGCTAAGAACGCTATCGGGGGTGAAGACTTCAGTGAGTGGAAAAGTCTACCTCTAAACAGGCAATCTTATCACCTCTACTATGGACAATCTATCGACGGGAGCTAGGTCAGACGATAACGCCACGGCCAAACAATACGAGCTACGGTGTTATACGGTATTGGGTTTTGATACCTTTATGTACTAATGacctttttttttgctgttgtggctgatggcttcttgtcatcattgcGGACaataaaaaaaacaataCGAGCAGCCAGGTAGAGTACAGGAGGTTATATAGCCGGATGCTCATCTGGACTGAAAAACAAAATGGAGCGGACAAACATGTCATAGCATCTAATACTGGCGAGTTCTTGGCCGATGTCAACTGGGAGTTACGCAGGCTCAAGGTGGCGGTCAGATATAGTCTAACTTTATCTGATAATTCCTACCTGCACGGTCAGATGGGTTCCAACGGCCAATACATGTAATGCGCAAAGGAAAGTGGGCTAAGCATATTTGTGAGGGCGAATATGCTGGTGGAGATTGTAATAATGGAGAGACCACACGAAAAACAATTGGATTTTTTATTCCCCTCAGTTGTCGCCTCAGCCACTTATTTGATACATACGGACGTCCTCCATACCGCATGCCTGAGCCCCGACGCGTCAACGAGTCTCAACCCTTCATATACCTTCTGCGCCCGACACTTTTAAGACGACAAAGCCCTCCAAATAACCATCCCAGTCCAGTTTACTCCAGCAGCCTCCCAAGCAAAGATCCTAACTGTTGCAAGTCACTCTCATGTGAGCCCTTGTCTTCCATGGCCAATTTCAACTCTTGCTGGCGAGCCTCCACGATAGCTTTAGACTCATCAACCTGCCGAACAGCATCGGCAGCATTGTCCACCAGTTGAACCATCGACTCCCGAACTGTCGACAGGTACTGAGCTAGGAAAGCCCGAGCACTCTGGGTGGCTCCCTGGATTGCAAACCCAAAGGGCCCACCAGTGGTATCGATTGGAGCCTGGCTGAGCCAGTGCTGGAAGGCTGCGCGGTTGTCGGAGCTGCTGGACTCAAtggccttgccttgctcgAGTGCATCCTGGGCCTCTTTCAGGACTGCCTCCGCCTTTGAGAGTGTAGTGTTCGCGTCGTTGAGATGACAGGTTGCAGCGCCTACTTTCTCTACTTTCCGGTCCCGCGTTCTGTCCGTGATGGACTGGACTAGTTGCGAGGCCAAAGACATCAAGTCAGCCGTGTTGGGAGTGTGGCGTTTCTTGGTCGTGGGTCGAGGAGCCATTCTTGTCGCTGCTCGTGCCAGGTTCATGCGCCAGCGTGAATACTGTAGGCGAAGTGGTCGGGCTGGAGGTTGGTGTGCTGATCTTGATGTCCTTGTCAGAAACTGAATGGATGGGTCCAATAGGCGCTGTCAGCACTGCATCTTTGGGGCCTGCTTGCACCGAAGGCGTGGTTGGAGGACACAAAATGGCCTGGACCTCCGAGACAGCTTGAAGTTGctcatcgtcgaggtcgagaagcgGTGTCTCGATAACACACATCATTTCTAGGAGCCTTGCGCGCTCGGCTCGTGGCTCGATTTGCAGGCTCGGAGACTGGCCTTGCAGAATTTGATCAAAGTtggcgatgacgaagatgccACAGCTAACGGTGTCAAGCTGTCGCGCGCAAATCTAGTGAGTGTTAGCCCATCGCAGAGACATGAAGTCGACAGCTCCCACCTGAAACAAGACAGCGACGCGCAATGAGGGCGATATGCCCTGGAACCACCGCGTCACTCCAGCAGTCAGGCGCTTGGCTCGTGCCGGCGATGGAAGGGAGTCGTATATGGTGGCTGTTGCATCTCCTGCCTTGACGACGATACGGACGAGAACCCAGTGGTTCTTGTCGACAAGTGCAGGCATGTAGATTGTCGCATCCTTGGGGCGTTCATCTTGGAAGAGGCATCGTGGTAGTGATGGCGGCGCGTCGACGTCGAACCAGAGCGGGTCCTTGAGGTAGACTTGGGCGTCGGGCGGGTGCAGGCCACGATGTCTGGCAAAGACGACGGCCGAAAGGAAGTAGAGGACGTCGTCCGTGAGGCATTCTTCAGACTGGAGCTGGTTAAGGATCTTGGTCGAAAGCGTCTTTGCTGAGCTTGCGATTCCGGTCGGTTCGGGAACGGCGTagctgtcgtcgtcgctatCCAGGATCCCTCCATCAGGGTCAGGCAGATCCACTGACGAGACCTCACTGGATGCACTCGCAGGGCCGGCTGGTGGAAACTGAGGACTATCGTTGGTGGTAGTGGCTATTGGTGGCGTGGCAGAGAGTGGGTTGCGGCGGAGGAGTTCTTGTCGCAGTGTCTCGATGGCGGTCTTGACAGCATTCCTGGTGAGCTTGGGTGGATCTCCCTCCAGTGACTCCCTCAAAGCTCCGCCAGACTGCCACAGAGACACCAGGGGAACCCCATTCGACGTCGCCAGACGGGTGATCGTTCGTAGCTTATCAACTTTGACAAGGTCACGCACGTCGTTCTTCGCTCGGAACTCGATGGGGAACCACACTCAGGCGTCGGCTACCTAAGCCGAATCGAGgtcggccatcttctcgctGAGCTGCTGACTGGTCATTTTGGGTCCAGAGGAGGTGACAGTCGGAGGAAAAGAGACTGCGACAGAGGGATGTTGGGCCATGTCGCTGGGAGGCTTGTTTGACTCTTCCAGTGTGCTGTTGTGTTGTAAGACCTGTCACGTGATGGGTAACGTGATCAATGGCAGAAGAATGGACCCTCGGGCGCCATaattcttcctcgtcaagatcaCGTGATGGAACTCTAGTCACGTGGTCACACATCTTTTCGTTTTACATCCCTCTAGGAACACACATCGGAATGTCATAGAGGCATCTTATTTCTTGGATTAAAATAATGCAATCAGTATGGCGAACTTCAGCTGAAGTATAGAGCGCAAAGGTATCCTCACTTAAATTGCATTGATTTGACTTGAAGTGATCTCGAATCAGTTGAGCGCAGCCTAGCATATGAAGGCTAGAGAGGCTGTAAAGGTATTGAGAGCAGTGTTGGTAGACTTTTGCTATTTATTTCATAGTGAGTGGACTGCTGTAAGTGAACGAGGCTTCTGAGCGAGTCGTACAACTCTTCACTTATCGTCAATCTAAGAGCAGTAGTTACATGTGATGACTTGACTCATTCTTCAGGCTGAAAGGCCGTGAAGGTTCTCAGAGTATACGTTGGTATATTTTGTTTAATATGTATTGCGTGGTCCGCGTAATGAGCTCGGTGCACGAGGTAGGCGAGGGATCCATCTATTCACTTGTCGTACCACTCAATGCCATCAGAGCTACGCATCGATGCTTTACTCATTCTTTCACCTGAAACCTTACAAAGACACTGAAGGTATGCGCTCGTATGTTCTTTTTCATACTTCAAGGCGTTGAGTCTGTGTTAGGTCAATAGGAACCGGGTAAGAAGAAACATACTGAGCGGGCCctgatggcgttgatgacgGTAAACATGATTCATGTGATGGACTTGATCCTCTGGGACGCCGGAGGTGTGGTCATGATGACCAGGCAGTTGAAAATCTAGTTTGGGCGAGGGCCATTGGCAGGGGGGCTGATTGATTTCGGTCAGTTTTTCAATGAGCTCTCAAGATACATACCCGATCAGAGCTGCACCATTGCTTTACTCACTCTCCAGACAATGGTAACAACGGTACCGGTACTGAGAGTACGTGCTGAGATATCGGTTACGGTATTTTTCGACATTGGGTTTTCATGCTAGCATGTGTTAATACGCGTGTTGTTAATGTGactgatggcttctttttgAAGCGTCACTAAGTTCGCTAAAACGTGCTGAGTTCTGTTCTAATTTATTGTAGCTCGCAGCCTTGAGACATTGCTTGGGTCCCTTGCTCGACTCCAGTTGGCGTAATGCCTCAATTGCACACCATGCAAGGGTACACCATTACTTTTGTGGCGTTGACTGGCTGAACTCTATCGAAGAGCAGTCAATGCGATCATAGTTGCGCATCGTTCCCTTACTCATTGCCCAGACCGGGTCACAAAGGTACGGGGGGCACGCTTAATTGACGTAATGCGCGAAGTGAATGAGGTGGGCGACGAAACTCGCCGAACTCGAGCAAAGAGCACTGAATACAATCATAGCTAGACATTCTTCTTTCACTCATTCTTTAGAAAAAAAAGTCAACCCAACCTGTTTTAATTTCAATTGCTAAGTGAACGAGGCGGGCCAGCATGCCTCTTAACTTTCGGGGTGTTATTTGGCCGAACTCTCGAAGAGCACTCAATCCGATCGGAGCTACACAATTGCTGTATtcattcatcatcttcaaagCTTACCAAGGTACTAGAAGTAAGTGATGGTatttttgttttcccattTATTGCTGAGTTGGCGTCGTGCGCTGAGTGAACGAGGATGCTGGGCGAGATTGTGAATATTCACAGCTTGTCGCGCCGTACAGCGCTCAATATTTGATCAGAACTATAATTACTTTACTCATTCTTCAGAGAGACAGGTCACAATTGGATTGAGAGTACGTGCTTATATACTCTTCTTATTTATTGCGTCGTGAGTGCAACGCTGTAAGTGAACGAGGTTGGGCGAGGTTGTGAACTATTCGTCCGTATCATAGCTTTACTCGCCCTTCAGCCTGAAAGCTCGCAAAGGGCCCTGGAGCACACGCTTATATGGCTTTTTGCTTGATATTTGTTGTGTAACTGGCGTCATGAGCTGTGTGAACGCGTGTGAACGAGGTGGGCAAGTTGCTGCTATTCGTATGTTATTTGTTGCTGGTGAGTAGCTTGGTCATCAAGCCTACTATCGCCCAGCAGCCCGGTTTGATCACGAGCTGAAGACTTGACCTAGGTCACGGTGTTTAATGGTACTGGGTTTAACGCTGTCAAGTGTTGATAACTGTGTCCTTTGCTATTGTGGATGATGGTCTCTTGTGGAATCGTGATTGCAATAAGATATACACCACTTATGACTTGTCAATAGTCACTGtcattttttttctttgaaTTTCCATATCTCATTCCTATTCCAAATGAATCCTCCTCTTAGTCCTAGTCGACGTATGTGGGTGAGCCAGAGGATAAGGGGATTGTCGCTCCTTCCAACGAACGCTCTTTCCAC
This is a stretch of genomic DNA from Fusarium keratoplasticum isolate Fu6.1 chromosome 15, whole genome shotgun sequence. It encodes these proteins:
- a CDS encoding ULP-PROTEASE domain-containing protein, with protein sequence MTIDKLRTITRLATSNGVPLVSLWQSGGALRESLEGDPPKLTRNAVKTAIETLRQELLRRNPLSATPPIATTTNDSPQFPPAGPASASSEVSSVDLPDPDGGILDSDDDSYAVPEPTGIASSAKTLSTKILNQLQSEECLTDDVLYFLSAVVFARHRGLHPPDAQVYLKDPLWFDVDAPPSLPRCLFQDERPKDATIYMPALVDKNHWVLVRIVVKAGDATATIYDSLPSPARAKRLTAGVTRWFQGISPSLRVAVLFQICARQLDTVSCGIFVIANFDQILQGQSPSLQIEPRAERARLLEMMCVIETPLLDLDDEQLQAVSEVQAILCPPTTPSVQAGPKDAVLTAPIGPIHSVSDKDIKISTPTSSPTTSPTKRHTPNTADLMSLASQLVQSITDRTRDRKVEKVGAATCHLNDANTTLSKAEAVLKEAQDALEQGKAIESSSSDNRAAFQHWLSQAPIDTTGGPFGFAIQGATQSARAFLAQYLSTVRESMVQLVDNAADAVRQVDESKAIVEARQQELKLAMEDKGSHESDLQQLGSLLGRLLE